From one Trifolium pratense cultivar HEN17-A07 linkage group LG1, ARS_RC_1.1, whole genome shotgun sequence genomic stretch:
- the LOC123902143 gene encoding small acidic protein 1 — MRAMDLFGEMEEQITSMAMEVDDGDNLDILAEGLVTESKLVDAEFFNSFHDDFDDADIN; from the coding sequence ATGAGAGCAATGGATTTGTTCGGAGAGATGGAGGAGCAGATAACTTCGATGGCTATGGAAGTAGACGATGGCGACAATTTGGATATCTTAGCCGAAGGTCTCGTCACTGAGAGCAAACTCGTCGATGCCGAATTCTTCAACTCCTTCCATGATGATTTCGATGATGCAGATATCAACTAA
- the LOC123891992 gene encoding agamous-like MADS-box protein AGL80 yields MKKANELSTLCGIQACVIVYDQNNPQAEVWPSDSGVKSVLSRFRSLSEFERSKKMVDQEVFLRESIEKRHGQLKKQREETRKKEFTDIINNYIHNGEFKSNLMSKDDLAVFSSFIDENYLKEINQKMQGMKIEAQDP; encoded by the coding sequence ATGAAGAAGGCCAATGAACTTAGCACCCTTTGTGGAATACAAGCATGTGTCATAGTCTATGatcaaaacaatcctcaagcaGAGGTTTGGCCATCAGATTCAGGAGTCAAAAGTGTGTTATCGAGGTTTAGAAGCTTGTCTGAATTTGAACGAAGCAAAAAGATGGTGGATCAGGAGGTCTTCTTAAGGGAAAGCATAGAGAAACGTCATGGCCAATTGAAGAAACAAAGGGAGGAAACTAGAAAGAAGGAATTTACtgatataattaataattacatTCATAATGGAGAATTTAAAAGCAATTTAATGAGCAAAGATGATCTCGCTGTTTTCTCATCTTTTATCGATGAGAATTATCTGAAGGAAATCAATCAAAAGATGCAAGGAATGAAAATTGAAGCCCAAGATCCTTAG
- the LOC123902160 gene encoding pentatricopeptide repeat-containing protein At2g32630, with amino-acid sequence MCSQKTLLRIFNKGVTFPSKQHEIVHKITQNLINSSNHNYFKPNNTELHSMISYITPHVTYCVLSDPILQPHSCLTFFHFLKTQHSDISLKPDLKAHLILISRLFEARKFATMKSILNGVVNDSEIRCPVSGIVDLVDEFEPHFVEKLFDMLFRVCSDNRLFEEAIRVYDYAEEKGLVIEERSCFVLLMALKRCREVELCLRFFRRMVESDGIEIRVQSLTLVVDVLCRKGEVEKAKELMDELVGKGMVKPTVFTYNTLLNAYVGRKDQKGVDEILRLMEKEQVVFSVATYSILIQWYSISSNIEEAEKIFEEMRQRNMPMDVYVYSSMISWNCRLGNMKRAFALFDEMTQRDIAPNAHTYGALIGGVCKAGQMEAAEILLEEMQSKGLDLNLVIFNTMIDGYCKRGMMDEALKLQAIMEKKGLNSDVFTYNILANGLCKLHRFDEAKCILNSMAEKGVEPNVVTFTTFIEIYCKEGNLAEAERFFMDMEKRGKVPNIVTYNTLIDAYCKKEKVKQAHTVKSEMINKGFLPDVYTYSSLIHGECIVGRVDDALKLFNEMGLKGIAGNVATYTSIISGLSKEGRADEAFKLYDEMMKMGLTPDDRVFAALVGSLHKPLTHADLKQNE; translated from the coding sequence ATGTGTTCCCAGAAGACCCTTTTGAGAATTTTCAACAAAGGTGTGACCTTTCCTTCAAAACAACATGAAATTGTTCATAAGATTACTCAAAACCTCATTAATTCAAGTAACCACAACTATTTCAAACCTAATAATACTGAACTTCATTCAATGATCTCCTACATAACCCCCCATGTTACTTACTGTGTTCTCTCGGACCCTATTCTCCAACCTCATTCTTGTTTAACCTTTTTCCATTTCCTTAAAACCCAACATTCCGACATTTCACTCAAACCTGACCTTAAAGCCCATTTGATTCTCATTTCGAGGCTTTTCGAAGCTCGGAAATTTGCCACCATGAAGAGTATTTTGAATGGTGTGGTTAATGATTCGGAAATTCGTTGCCCCGTTTCGGGTATTGTTGATTTGGTTGATGAATTTGAGCCTCATTTTGTTGAGAAGCTTTTTGACATGTTGTTTAGGGTTTGTTCTGATAATAGGTTGTTTGAAGAAGCAATTAGGGTTTATGATTATGCGGAAGAAAAAGGGTTGGTGATAGAGGAGAGGTCTTGTTTTGTGCTTTTGATGGCTTTGAAGAGATGTCGTGAGGTTGAGTTGTGTCTTAGGTTTTTCCGTCGGATGGTTGAGTCTGATGGTATTGAAATTAGGGTTCAGTCTTTGACACTTGTGGTTGATGTGTTGTGTAGGAAGGGAGAGGTTGAGAAAGCCAAGGAGTTGATGGATGAGTTGGTGGGTAAAGGCATGGTGAAACCAACTGTGTTTACTTACAATACATTGTTAAATGCATATGTCGGAAGAAAGGATCAAAAGGGAGTTGATGAGATATTGAGGCTGATGGAGAAGGAGCAAGTTGTTTTTAGTGTTGCTACTTATAGTATTTTAATTCAGTGGTATTCGATTTCTAGCAACATTGAGGAAGCTGAGAAGATATTTGAGGAAATGCGTCAAAGAAATATGCCAAtggatgtttatgtttattcgtCGATGATAAGTTGGAATTGTAGGTTAGGAAATATGAAAAGGGCTTTTGCTTTGTTTGATGAGATGACTCAGAGAGACATTGCTCCAAACGCGCATACTTACGGCGCCTTGATAGGTGGTGTGTGCAAAGCAGGTCAAATGGAAGCTGCAGAAATCTTGTTGGAAGAGATGCAAAGTAAGGGACTTGACCTAAATCTAGTAATATTTAACACAATGATCGATGGTTACTGCAAACGAGGAATGATGGATGAAGCTTTGAAGCTGCAAGCAATCATGGAAAAAAAAGGACTCAACTCAGATGTGTTTACATACAACATTCTTGCAAATGGGCTCTGCAAATTGCACAGGTTTGACGAAGCCAAGTGTATTTTAAATTCAATGGCTGAGAAAGGAGTGGAACCAAATGTTGTGACTTTCACTACGTTTATCGAGATATATTGCAAGGAAGGAAACCTTGCAGAAGCTGAGAGGTTCTTTATGGACATGGAGAAAAGGGGAAAAGTGCCTAATATTGTTACATATAACACACTGATCGATGCATATTGCAAGAAAGAAAAAGTGAAGCAAGCACATACGGTAAAATCTGAAATGATAAACAAGGGGTTTTTACCAGATGTATATACATACTCATCACTAATACATGGGGAATGTATTGTCGGCAGGGTAGATGATGCACTTAAGCTTTTCAATGAAATGGGGTTAAAGGGCATAGCTGGAAATGTTGCGACGTATACATCAATTATTTCAGGTTTATCGAAGGAGGGGAGAGCAGATGAAGCTTTTAAGTTATATGATGAGATGATGAAAATGGGCCTAACACCTGATGATAGAGTCTTCGCCGCACTTGTTGGCAGTCTTCACAAACCCCTCACGCATGCTGATCTAAAACAAAATGAATAA
- the LOC123902149 gene encoding cation/H(+) antiporter 15-like, producing MAEDGMSILACYNATFSATNDIWMTDDVIAKRVPLLCLQIAYDLLVSRFFYFILKRIRVPLIVAQILAGFSLSPTLLGNFKPIFDLFYEQQGILAIETFSNLGILYYVFLSGLEMNSDVILRSRKKGTSLAVVGIVTSMLFGVGLLTVQHKLEDENDTFSLTPKENHNEAYLFWSLALSVTGFPVLARILAKLKLLYTKLGKDALTAAMLTDAYGWVLFTLLIPYSKIGGKPFLSVISTLLFIVFCFTVVRPILTPIVEKKTSANTWRKSQLLDLLMGVFICSFITDCLGTHPIVGAFVFGLILPHGKFADMVMEMSDDFVSGILCPVYFAGFGFRLNLPFLLKQQSAGLMMLIVVLLCIPKVLSSLIVTFFFGMPARDGLAIGLLLNTKGVMAIILLNVAWDKRILDPYCFMVMMLAIILMTVIVSPLISAIYQPKFRFMQSQLKTMQKLRFDMELRVVACVHNTKHANSMIHVLEATNATRVSPIHVSVAHLVELTRHGTAILVSQMDRSDSTVGTETTNYGSQSKFESITNAFEEFVKQYNAVRIDTSNVVSSYTTIHEDIFNVAEEKRASLILLPFHKEYSTIEGGLEIINNQHCEINKNVLQQAPCSVGIFVDRGLGSLLKTKMRIVMIFIGGPDDREALSIAWRMAGHSGTQLHVLRIHLLDKAAEEKLSKTKKIKSHHGILSTVMDSVMQNELDEKYLISFRHKAVNNNDSIVYSEKEVHSNTGEEIPTLLNEIDKSGYDLYIVGQGSGKNTKIFSKLLEWCDHPELGVIGDILASTSFGSQSSVLIVQQYMIGRKTVVKQSHRESMKTGPEIL from the exons ATGGCAGAAGATGGGATGTCAATTCTTGCATGTTATAATGCAACATTTAGTGCTACAAATGATATTTGGATGACTGATGATGTTATTGCCAAACGTGTTCCTCTTTTGTGTCTCCAAATTGCTTATGATCTTTTGGTGTCTCGTTTTTTCTACTTCATCCTCAAGCGTATTCGTGTGCCCCTCATTGTTGCGCAAATACTG GCTGGCTTTTCTCTGAGTCCAACTCTCTTGGGAAATTTCAAACCAATATTTGACTTGTTTTACGAGCAACAAGGAATCCTAGCCATTGAAACCTTTTCAAACTTGGGAATATTGTACTATGTGTTCCTAAGTGGTTTAGAAATGAATTCAGACGTAATCTTAAGATCAAGAAAAAAAGGTACAAGCCTAGCAGTTGTTGGCATTGTGACATCAATGTTATTTGGTGTTGGATTGCTTACTGTACAACACAAGCTTGAAGATGAAAACGATACTTTCTCACTAACACCTAAAGAAAATCATAATGAAGCCTATTTATTTTGGTCTTTAGCACTTTCTGTCACGGGTTTCCCAGTCCTTGCAAGAATCTTAGCTAAGCTTAAGCTTTTGTATACAAAGCTTGGAAAAGATGCATTAACAGCAGCTATGTTAACTGATGCATATGGTTGGGTTTTATTCACATTGTTGATTCCTTATTCTAAGATTGGTGGAAAACCTTTTCTCTCAGTAATCAGTACCTTGTTGTTCatagttttttgttttactgTGGTGAGACCTATCCTTACTCCAATCGTTGAAAAGAAAACGAGTGCGAACACATGGCGCAAGTCGCAATTGTTGGACTTGTTAATGGGAGTGTTTATTTGTTCATTTATTACAGATTGTCTTGGTACACACCCTATTGTTGGAGCTTTtgtgtttggattgattttgCCTCATGGGAAGTTTGCTGATATGGTTATGGAAATGTCAGATGATTTTGTTTCTGGGATTTTATGTCCTGTCTACTTTGCTGGATTTGGTTTTAGACTCAACTTGCCTTTTCTTTTGAAGCAACAATCTGCAGGTTTAATGATGTTGATTGTGGTTTTGTTATGCATACCAAAAGTTTTGAGCTCTTTGATTGTCACTTTTTTCTTCGGTATGCCTGCTCGAGATGGCCTTGCCATTGGATTGCTTCTCAACACCAAGGGCGTCATGGCTATCATACTACTAAATGTTGCGTGGGACAAAAGG aTTTTGGATCCATATTGTTTCATGGTTATGATGCTTGCCATTATATTAATGACAGTGATTGTTTCTCCCTTGATAAGTGCTATATACCAACCAAAATTCCGATTCATGCAATCACAATTAAAGACCATGCAAAAGCTAAGGTTCGATATGGAACTTCGAGTTGTGGCATGTGTTCACAATACTAAACATGCCAATAGCATGATCCATGTCCTTGAAGCGACAAATGCAACCAGAGTTTCACCTATACATGTCTCAGTAGCTCACCTAGTTGAACTCACTAGACATGGCACAGCTATTCTTGTTTCACAAATGGATCGTTCAGACAGCACTGTTGGAACAGAAACAACCAACTATGGATCACAATCAAAGTTTGAGAGCATAACTAATGCATTCGAAGAATTTGTAAAACAGTACAATGCTGTTAGAATTGACACATCAAATGTTGTCTCATCCTACACAACAATCCATGAAGACATATTCAATGTAGCCGAAGAGAAACGCGCGAGTTTGATTCTCCTTCCCTTTCACAAAGAGTACTCAACAATAGAAGGTGGTTTAGAAATAATCAACAATCAACATTGTGAGATAAACAAAAATGTTTTACAACAAGCACCTTGTTCTGTAGGGATCTTTGTGGACCGTGGTTTAGGATCATTATTAAAAACCAAAATGCGCATTGTAATGATCTTCATTGGAGGACCTGACGATCGTGAAGCCTTGTCTATTGCGTGGAGAATGGCAGGGCATTCAGGAACACAATTACATGTTTTGAGGATTCATTTGTTAGATAAGGCTGCAGAAGAAAAATTATCgaaaacgaaaaaaataaaGTCTCATCATGGAATATTGTCGACGGTTATGGACAGTGTGATGCAAAACGAGTTAGATGAAAAGTACTTAATTTCCTTCAGGCACAAGGCAGTAAACAATAATGATTCTATTGTTTATTCAGAGAAGGAAGTGCATTCCAATACTGGTGAAGAGATTCCGACACTTTTGAATGAGATCGATAAATCTGGATATGATTTGTACATTGTTGGACAAGGAAGTGGTAAGAACACGAAGATTTTTTCGAAGTTGTTGGAATGGTGTGACCATCCTGAACTTGGTGTTATTGGAGACATATTGGCTTCAACTAGTTTTGGTTCACAATCTTCTGTGCTTATTGTGCAGCAATATATGATTGGGAGAAAAACTGTTGTTAAACAAAGTCATCGTGAATCGATGAAAACTGGTCCTGAAATTTTGTAA